Below is a genomic region from Nitrospira sp..
AGTGGAGCTCTCCCGTGCTGACTTTCTGGAAGCCCACTGGGAACCGGCCATTCAACAGGCGCTGGCGTTGCCGAAGCCAGCCTCCCTTCCGCCTGCCTGTACCGGCGCGGCTGATGCGGCCATGCAGCTCCTGCCGTTTTTGCAGCCATCAGGAAGATAGCCATGCGTCTCCTGGCCATCATCGTCACGGGATGCGCGAAGCTCGTGGGCACGCTCGCCGGATGGCTCGCACAGATCCACATGTTTCTGTATGGCATCCTCCCGGCGCTCTTGCCGCCCGATCAACTCAGCGCACTGATCCGTCGTTACTATGATCGCAGCTACGCGGAGGCCGGTACCCGTATTCCCCTCACCGGCTATTCCTGGTCGTTGGAGGCCTGGGAGGAACAGATGCTGGCGCAACATCTGTCGCGGCCCGATTCCATCCTCATCCTCGGGGCTGGGCTCGGGCGCGAGTCGCTCGTGCTGGCCCAACGAGGCTATTACGCATTGGCGCTGGACATTGCTCGCGGAGGATTACTCATCGGCGCCCGACGGGCCGCGTCGTTGAATCTTCCCGTCACATTCGTACAAGCGGACTTTCTCACACCCCCGGTTCGAGCCGCGTCCGTCGCATACATCCTCCTCTCCGGCGTCATGTACAGCGCCGTCCCAGGGCGTACACGACGACAGGAGTGGCTACGGAGCCTCAGAACATGCCTTGCGCCTGGTGGAAAGCTAGTCCTGAACTTCGTGATCGCCAGAGAACCGGACACGGCGCTCACCCGCATCATCCGGCGATGCACCGGCACTATTCTCTCCTGGCCGGGAACCAACCAGACCTATCAAGACGGCGATACCTGCACCAACGGCCACTTCATGCATGTGTTTCACGATGAGGAAGAACTGCGTGCGGAGGTCGCGGAAGCCGGCGCCACCCTGGTCGAGCTGAACTGGCCCGATGGCTATGCCGTCCTCTCCTGAGCCAGCCCTCCCCCGCCACCCGCGCCCTTTTCCAAGAAATACCGCTGGAAGCCCCTTAGAGGATTTGCTATCCTGCCAGCCATGAATCCTACGGCCGTCTTTGCGAAGCATCCGGATTATGTCCAGCGCGACGTGGCCGGAGAATGTATCCTCGTCCCGGTACGGCGCTCGCTCAAAGATTCCAACAGCATCTACGTCTTAAATGAAACCGGTGCAGCCCTCTGGCAGCGCCTCGACGGAACCTGCACCGTACGGGACATCTGCGCCGCATTTATCGAGGACTACGATGTTGCCCCGGACCAGTTGCATCAAGACTTCGACACCCTACTGGCAGACCTTCTCTCGATCCAGGCAATTCAAGAGGTGGCGGTCGCCCATGGTCCCACAGGTTAAACTCAGCCATCTGCCGGATCGTTACCCCCTCGCCTGCCAGTGGGAGATCACCTGCCGCTGCAATCTCCGATGCGTCATGTGTTACACGGATTGTCGGAACACACCGGAATCCGTTCGCCGCGAACTCTCTACGTCCGAGATCTTTCGCATCATGGATCAGCTGCTTGAGGCCGGGCTCCTTGAGCTCTGCCTGACCGGCGGCGAGCCGCTCGCACGGCCGGACTTCTTTCAGATCTACGACTACGCCGTCTCGCGCGGACTCCTGGTGACCCTCTTTACCAACGGCACACTCATCACCGAACCCATCGCCGATCGCCTCGCGGCTCTCCCGCCACATCGTATTGAAATCAGTCTCCATGGCACGACGACCGAAACCTTCGAGCGCGTCACGCAAGGAGTCGGCTCCCATGCGCGATGTTTGGACGCAATTCGCATGTTGGCCGCCCGACGACTTCCGCTTGTCGTCAAGACCACCGCGATGACCGTCAACCGTGACGAAGTACTTGCCGTCAAATCATGGGCCGCCTCGCTGGGACCGGGGGCCTTTCGCCTAGGGGAGGACCTACGCCCCGAACTTGACGGCGGGGCCGGACCGTTTCGTTATGCCCTCTCGGCACATGAGCTGGAGACATTGAACAGGCAGGACCCGGATCTCTGGAACGAAGCCTGCCGGAAATCCCGAACCGCTCTCCCGCCTTGCAACAGCGGCATGCAGCGCTTTCACATCGATGCCTACGGCGGCTTGCATCTCTGTTCGGGGAACCGGCGGCAGTCCTACGATCTACGACAAGGTTCATTCCGAGAAGGGTTTTATGAGGTGCTTCCGACGTTTGCCTGCGAATGGAAGACGCCGGCCTCGACGAGCCTTATTCAACCGGAAGCGCATCATGTCTGATACCCGCCCGTTGCCCATGATCCCCTACGGGACGTTCAGCCAGCATGTTCACGACCAAGCCGCCACCCGTCACCGGGTCATCAAAGCGCAACTCGAACTCACCTATCGCTGCAATCTCCACTGCCGGCATTGCTACACCGATCCGTATAACGACAGTGCCTACTTTCCGCGCGAGCTCACGTTGACCGAGATTCAACGGCTCCTCGGTGAGATGCGAGACATCGGGATCATCTGGCTGAACCTGACCGGCGGCGATATTTTCATGCGGCCGGACTTTTTCGACATTTACGAAGCTGCAATCGGTCACGGATTCCTATTGCAGCTCTACACGAACGGCACGCTCTTCACCCGCGCGATCATCGAACGCTTGCAGGCGCACCCGCCCTTTTCCATCGACATTTCCTGCCACTCGGTCGATGAATCGCAATTCGACTGGTTCACGCAGGTGCCGGGCTCGTATCGCGCCTTTCTTCGTGGAATCGCTCTGCTGCAGGCCGGCGGCCTGCCCTTTTCCCTCAAAACCAAATTGATGAACTGGAATGCAGGCGAGATGGACCAACTGCGCCGGTTCACCGAATCGAATGGTCAGACCTTCGGCTATACCACATCCCTCTCGCCCCGCCTGAACGGAGACGGCTCCTCTCTCGACTATCGCATCGCTCCCGATGCCATCCACCGACTCCGCTCGAATCGGGATGTGACCCACGAGACTGAGAATTGCCCCACACACGATCCCCTCTCTCCTCCCGCACACGAGCGCCTGTTTCGCTGCGGTTGCGGCACCGATACGATTCACATCAACGCCTGGGGGGAGCTCAGCACCTGCACGTTCCAATATGAAACACGCCTGTCGTTGCGCACTCACACCGTGCGCGAGGCGATCAAACAGACCTTTGCGGCAATACCCGGTCTGACCTACCAGACGGATTCCGCCTGCCGGACCTGTACCCTGCATACATTTTGCGACAAGCAGCCGACGCAAGCCCGATGGGAAACCGGCCATCCGGAATCCCCGATTCCCTATGACTGTGACGTCGCCTTCGCCCGCGCCGAGTCGACCCACCGGCAGCCATTGATTCATCCCCTGCATGGGCACCCCCGTCCTGCGACAGCCGCAACAGGAGTCTCGTCATGAACCAGAAGAAGCCTTATACAACGCCGCAGCTGTTTGAAGTCCCGCTCGATCAGGAGCAAGCCATCTTGACCTCCTGCAGTACCGCCACCATCGCCACATCAGCGGGCGGCACCAACGGCTGCCGTCCACCTACCGGATGTAGCAATTATCCCAACGCCAGTCTGGTTGGTTGCAAACGTTCGGTCATTCCGCTGACCTACATGGGACGAACCTGTCATGACAGCGGCCCCCGCGCTTCATAAGGAATCAGCATGCGCTTTACCCTTGAGATCGGCGGATACCGCATCACGGTCAATGAACCCCGAGACCACCCCGTTCTCCTGTGGCCGCTTCGTCCCTTCGATGCATTTCTGGTGGACAAGCACAGTCCAGCCGATATCGCGGTTGAGGTCGCGGTAGCCTCACCTCTCCCTGACCTTCCGACGGACCGCTTGCGATTCGATTCGGATCACGGACACTGGAAACTCTTTGAGTCTGGCGACCATCTCGTCCTCGATAGCCTCAGTCCGAAAACCGGCGCCTCACGGGCGCGCGCGCGGTTGTCGCCGGATTACCGGCATGTGGAGGTCTGGGTATTGCCGGATTTCCAGAACGGGCAAGTGGGCTGGTCGCCCATGCAGCTTTTCAATCCGATTCTCGAAGTCTCTCTGCTGTCTCTCCTGGCGCGGGATGGAGGCATCCTGCTTCACGCTTCAGGATTGGCCTACCAGGAGACTGGGTTCGTCTTTACCGGCGCATCAGGAACCGGTAAGTCGACGCTGGCCGGATGGTTTGCCGAACGGGGCGCCCGAGTCTTCAGCGATGAGCGCATGATTGTGCGCCGAACCCATTCCTCGGTCATGCTGTATGGCACACCCTGGATCGGCTCGGGAGAGTTTGCCGCCAATGCCTCAGCCCCGCTATTCCGGCTCTTCTGTATCCGCCATGGACAGGACCGGCATCGCTTCGAGCCCCTCCCGCATTCGCGCATCGTCGCGTTTCTCCTCCAACAAACGTTTCTCCCCTATTGGGATCGCACCGCCATGGACGCAACCGTGGACAGCCTGATCGCTCTGACACGACAGATTCCGTGCGTCGGGCTCGCGTGTCTCAAGCATCCGAATGTCGTCGATGCGATCATGGATCATCAGCGGACGACCCCGCTCACGACCGTATAATGCGACACCTCGACGCCCAAACTTTTCTCGACTCCATCTCAGCCCGCTCCGGGCAAGACCGCCGACCGGACAGCGCCGCTTTCGAGCTGACCTATGGCTGCAATCTTCGCTGTGTCCATTGTTTCAATCCGACTCATCGAGCCTTGCCCCATGAACTGACGACCGCCGAGGTCTGCACCATCCTCACTCAGATGGCCGAGCTAGGCGTGCTAACCGTCAGCCTTAGCGGAGGCGAACCGTCGCTACGGCCCGACATCGAACCGATCCTTCGCCACGCGCGCCAGGCCGGTCTGCTGATCTGGTTGTTGACGAACGCCACCCGCATGACTCCGGCGTTTGCGTCGCTCCTCACAGAGGTGCCCATCGCCCATGCGTTCGTATCCATCTACGGCGCGACGATGACCACCTATGAATCGATGACCGGAGTGGGCGGCTCTTTCGCCCATTTTCTTCACGGGCTCGATACGCTGAAAGCCTGTCCGTTCCCGGTAACCGTCCGGATGCCCGTGACCACGGTCAATTGGACGGAAGTCGATGCCTGCCAGGCTCTCGTGGAATCCCGAGGATTCAAGTTTCAATACAGCCTCGACATCCACCCCCGAACCGATGGCGACGCCGCGCCGCTGTCCTATCGGCTGTCTCCTGATCGGAAAACTGAACTCGACCTTCGGAAACTGGGGAAAGCGTCGCCGGATCTAGCTCCTGACGCCTGCGCCGCCAATGAACCCTTCATTTCCTGCGCCTGCGGCCGCAGTCGCTTTGCCGTGACGCCCTACGGGGAGATGAATCTCTGCGTGGCCTTTCCGACACCCAAGTATGATTTGCGAACCGGCACCTTGCGCGAAGGATGGGCCATCCTCAAAGAGACCGTCGACCGGGCGCAGCCCAATACCCGGTACGCATGTCCGACGTGCGACGTCAATCGATTCTGCCGCCAGGGCCGCAGCGATGCCTGGCTGGAGACCGGCGATATGAGTGCCTGCCTTCC
It encodes:
- a CDS encoding class I SAM-dependent methyltransferase, encoding MRLLAIIVTGCAKLVGTLAGWLAQIHMFLYGILPALLPPDQLSALIRRYYDRSYAEAGTRIPLTGYSWSLEAWEEQMLAQHLSRPDSILILGAGLGRESLVLAQRGYYALALDIARGGLLIGARRAASLNLPVTFVQADFLTPPVRAASVAYILLSGVMYSAVPGRTRRQEWLRSLRTCLAPGGKLVLNFVIAREPDTALTRIIRRCTGTILSWPGTNQTYQDGDTCTNGHFMHVFHDEEELRAEVAEAGATLVELNWPDGYAVLS
- a CDS encoding PqqD family protein, with the protein product MNPTAVFAKHPDYVQRDVAGECILVPVRRSLKDSNSIYVLNETGAALWQRLDGTCTVRDICAAFIEDYDVAPDQLHQDFDTLLADLLSIQAIQEVAVAHGPTG
- a CDS encoding radical SAM protein; this encodes MVPQVKLSHLPDRYPLACQWEITCRCNLRCVMCYTDCRNTPESVRRELSTSEIFRIMDQLLEAGLLELCLTGGEPLARPDFFQIYDYAVSRGLLVTLFTNGTLITEPIADRLAALPPHRIEISLHGTTTETFERVTQGVGSHARCLDAIRMLAARRLPLVVKTTAMTVNRDEVLAVKSWAASLGPGAFRLGEDLRPELDGGAGPFRYALSAHELETLNRQDPDLWNEACRKSRTALPPCNSGMQRFHIDAYGGLHLCSGNRRQSYDLRQGSFREGFYEVLPTFACEWKTPASTSLIQPEAHHV
- a CDS encoding radical SAM protein; translated protein: MSDTRPLPMIPYGTFSQHVHDQAATRHRVIKAQLELTYRCNLHCRHCYTDPYNDSAYFPRELTLTEIQRLLGEMRDIGIIWLNLTGGDIFMRPDFFDIYEAAIGHGFLLQLYTNGTLFTRAIIERLQAHPPFSIDISCHSVDESQFDWFTQVPGSYRAFLRGIALLQAGGLPFSLKTKLMNWNAGEMDQLRRFTESNGQTFGYTTSLSPRLNGDGSSLDYRIAPDAIHRLRSNRDVTHETENCPTHDPLSPPAHERLFRCGCGTDTIHINAWGELSTCTFQYETRLSLRTHTVREAIKQTFAAIPGLTYQTDSACRTCTLHTFCDKQPTQARWETGHPESPIPYDCDVAFARAESTHRQPLIHPLHGHPRPATAATGVSS
- a CDS encoding radical SAM protein, whose amino-acid sequence is MRHLDAQTFLDSISARSGQDRRPDSAAFELTYGCNLRCVHCFNPTHRALPHELTTAEVCTILTQMAELGVLTVSLSGGEPSLRPDIEPILRHARQAGLLIWLLTNATRMTPAFASLLTEVPIAHAFVSIYGATMTTYESMTGVGGSFAHFLHGLDTLKACPFPVTVRMPVTTVNWTEVDACQALVESRGFKFQYSLDIHPRTDGDAAPLSYRLSPDRKTELDLRKLGKASPDLAPDACAANEPFISCACGRSRFAVTPYGEMNLCVAFPTPKYDLRTGTLREGWAILKETVDRAQPNTRYACPTCDVNRFCRQGRSDAWLETGDMSACLPHFKEWATLEHHTHALLDPRRSR